A genomic window from Pyxicephalus adspersus chromosome 2, UCB_Pads_2.0, whole genome shotgun sequence includes:
- the LOC140322035 gene encoding olfactory receptor 11A1-like has translation MEKQIVWSKNLDNQTVQEFILLVFEITRDIRFLFFSTLLLIYLAILAGNLLVITMVHRAVNLQTPMYFLLGHLSFAEVLFTTNIVPNMLNTVLCNGGLITLEGCITQFFMFSSSTTAECLLLSIMSYDRFLAICSPLQYSSLMTQHLCLKLVCSSWLTGIVISLPAAILISKLHFCGSNVIDHFFCDLAPILQLSCSDTTFLEMEDLILSFPVLVFPLIFIVVTYIRIIFVICRIPTSSGKQKAFSTCSSHLLVVCTYYGTLIIVYMTPSVDHSVSKLLALLYIVGTPLLNPIIYSLRSREIRDSLKKLRSLL, from the exons atgGAAAAGCAAATTGTTTGG TCGAAGAATTTGGACAACCAAACAGTACAAGAGTTCATTCTGCTGGTTTTTGAGATCACCCGTgatattaggtttttgtttttctcaacTCTTCTTCTCATTTACTTGGCTATATTGGCAGGAAACCTTCTGGTCATCACCATGGTCCACAGGGCTGTCAACCTACAAACTCCTATGTATTTCCTGCTTGGCCATCTCTCATTTGCTGAAGTTCTGTTCACAACTAATATTGTACCCAATATGTTAAATACTGTCTTATGTAATGGTGGATTAATTACTCTTGAAGGTTGTATTactcaattttttatgttttcttcttcCACCACGGCAGAATGTCTCTTGCTGTCCATAATGTCTTATGATCGATTTTTGGCCATTTGTTCCCCTTTGCAATATTCCTCTTTGATGACTCAGCACTTATGTCTAAAATTGGTTTGCAGCTCCTGGCTAACTGGGATTGTTATCTCTTTACCTGCGGCCATCCTTATAAGTAAGTTGCATTTTTGTGGTTCGAATgtcattgaccattttttttgtgatcttgccccaatacttCAATTGTCATGCTCGGATACCACCTTCCTAGAAATGGAAGATCTCATTTTGTCATTTCCCGTTTTAGTTTTCCCTcttatatttattgttgttaccTACATCCGAATTATCTTTGTCATCTGCAGAATTCCTACCTCCAGTGGCAAACAGAAAGCCTTCTCAACCTGCAGTTCTCATCTTCTTGTAGTCTGTACTTATTATGGGACTCTTATCATTGTTTATATGACTCCATCAGTAGATCATTCGGTCAGTAAGCTTCTGGCTCTCCTATATATTGTTGGAACTCCACTTCTGAACCCAATTATTTATAGTCTAAGAAGTAGGGAAATAAgggattctttaaaaaaactgaggAGCCTGCTGTAA
- the LOC140322039 gene encoding olfactory receptor 10A7-like has translation MCGHNKTDVMELVLLGFKNLHHLKGFIFFLFLIFYVTTITGNILIISLIATNQKLTSPMYFFLCNLSLCEILFTTIIMPNMLYVVWGDGGSMSFHSCFTQFYLGASVGSVECLLLTAMSYDRYLAICNPLRYSYLMNIKTRNLLAMWSWLSGFMVMAILMVSMSKLQFCGFNTIDHVFCDLAPILQLSSTDTYIVEMESFLLTVAFSLFPFILILLSYISIISTLVRISSRTSRQKSFSTCSSHLVSVCTYFGTIFIIYLVPSQKTSAKLNKILSLFYTIGTPLLNPIIYSLRNQEMKSCIKACFTSKA, from the coding sequence ATGTGTGGACACAATAAAACAGATGTGATGGAACTGGTTCTTCTGGGGTTTAAGAATCTCCACCATCTGAAaggattcatttttttcctgtttctaatATTCTATGTCACCACCATTACAgggaatattttaattataagcTTAATAGCTACAAACCAAAAACTCACTTCTCCCATGTATTTCTTTCTGTGCAATCTGTCTTTATGTGAAATACTCTTTACCACCATAATAATGCCAAATATGTTATATGTTGTATGGGGGGATGGTGGGTCCATGTCTTTCCATAGTTGCTTTACTCAGTTCTACTTGGGAGCATCGGTGGGAAGTGTTGAATGTCTTCTTCTCACAGCAATGTCCTATGACCGATATTTGGCCATTTGTAACCCCTTAAGATACTCTTACCTCATGAACATCAAGACACGGAATCTTCTGGCTATGTGGTCTTGGCTTTCTGGTTTTATGGTGATGGCCATATTGATGGTCTCTATGTCTAAATTGCAGTTCTGTGGCTTCAACACCATTGACCATGTGTTTTGTGACTTGGCTCCAATATTACAATTGTCCTCTACAGATACTTATATAGTGGAAATGGAGTCTTTTCTGCTCACCGTTGCCTTTAGCCTTTTTCCATTTATATTGATCCTTTTGAGTTATATATCCATTATTTCCACTTTAGTGAGAATTTCATCCAGGACCAGCAGACAGAAATCTTTCTCCACCTGCAGTTCACATCTAGTGTCTGTTTGTACGTATTTTGGGACAATCTTCATCATTTATTTGGTGCCTTCTCAAAAGACTTctgccaaattaaacaaaattttgtCTCTTTTCTACACAATCGGAACACCTCTGTTAAATCCCATCATCTACAGTCTACGGAATCAAGAGATGAAGTCTTGTATCAAAGCATGTTTTACATCAAAAGCATAA